In one window of Prevotella fusca JCM 17724 DNA:
- a CDS encoding DUF2589 domain-containing protein, protein MASIDTTPSQVATNALQSLPFGTLIGSPLTACIDAQAKAAQSSWEFIRDVGLTDSEDGGKKAIYVSFEYRKDGRSATLCLPLLTIVPIPYLAIREIDIAFKARISAAASTSKSVHKSFGFEAGMKAKAGVNYLIASASVELSTSISSKKDSTATRDSKYSVEYTMDVNVKAGQDDMPAGMAKVLEVLSNSIDSTDTKGEMHASDQVVSLAGGGSTYISYKNSEGYYMPEDIKLYEYKDSKTGSALTDKECRTTADDTGVLCEFKKEGFYCAKAGKKMLVINVTK, encoded by the coding sequence ATGGCATCCATTGACACGACTCCTTCTCAAGTCGCCACAAATGCTTTGCAGTCATTACCTTTTGGTACTCTCATAGGAAGTCCGCTAACTGCCTGCATTGATGCTCAGGCAAAAGCTGCACAATCTTCCTGGGAATTTATCAGAGATGTAGGACTGACAGACAGTGAAGACGGCGGAAAGAAGGCAATTTATGTGAGTTTCGAATACCGCAAAGACGGGCGTTCGGCAACTCTTTGCCTGCCATTGCTGACGATAGTTCCGATTCCTTACCTTGCTATACGGGAGATTGATATTGCCTTCAAGGCACGCATCTCTGCGGCAGCATCTACTTCAAAGTCCGTACATAAATCCTTTGGATTTGAGGCGGGGATGAAGGCAAAGGCAGGAGTAAACTATCTCATAGCAAGTGCCAGTGTGGAATTGAGCACCAGCATATCAAGCAAGAAAGACTCCACAGCCACACGTGATTCCAAGTACAGCGTGGAATATACGATGGACGTGAATGTCAAGGCTGGACAGGATGATATGCCTGCTGGAATGGCTAAGGTGCTGGAGGTACTCAGCAACTCTATTGACTCAACGGACACAAAGGGTGAAATGCACGCCTCTGACCAGGTTGTCAGCCTGGCAGGTGGAGGTAGTACCTATATCTCTTATAAGAATAGCGAAGGCTATTATATGCCTGAAGATATTAAATTATATGAGTATAAGGACTCTAAGACGGGCAGTGCGCTTACAGACAAAGAATGTCGGACAACTGCCGATGACACTGGAGTACTCTGCGAGTTCAAGAAAGAGGGATTCTATTGTGCAAAGGCTGGCAAGAAAATGCTGGTCATTAATGTAACTAAATAG
- a CDS encoding DUF2589 domain-containing protein, which translates to MGNDTTNTKDIRPEDMSGNRDKFSMDMTLADMLTGMIQSTVAADQKAAEDYLKVLRDYALMPSANAKGRERLKMIDFEMTDSDGERQVISIPKLSLLPLPVLRVSEATFDIEAQIDIKTVVSGKEREHFLKRYPLFKNRLRSVPKAEKADKLGEEMLRRKIIAPGVRVRLIRPVPTETSRSTEMEKKMTNIKVHVKLEPVQLPDGMRGLLQATDSSIKVIAKDKNQE; encoded by the coding sequence ATGGGCAACGATACTACCAATACCAAGGATATTCGTCCTGAAGATATGTCTGGTAACAGAGATAAGTTTTCGATGGACATGACGTTGGCAGATATGCTGACGGGAATGATTCAATCAACTGTTGCCGCTGACCAGAAGGCTGCTGAAGACTACCTGAAGGTGCTGCGTGACTACGCACTGATGCCCTCTGCAAATGCAAAAGGGCGGGAAAGGCTCAAGATGATAGACTTTGAAATGACAGATTCTGATGGAGAGCGTCAGGTTATCTCTATCCCTAAGCTGTCGCTGCTGCCACTTCCTGTGCTGCGTGTTTCTGAAGCAACATTCGATATAGAAGCGCAAATTGATATCAAGACTGTTGTGAGCGGTAAAGAACGTGAGCACTTCTTGAAGCGTTATCCGTTATTCAAGAACAGGTTAAGATCTGTTCCTAAAGCAGAAAAGGCGGATAAGCTGGGAGAAGAAATGCTGAGGAGAAAGATAATAGCACCTGGTGTCCGTGTCAGACTCATCAGACCTGTGCCGACAGAAACATCAAGGTCCACGGAAATGGAAAAGAAGATGACAAACATTAAGGTACATGTCAAGCTCGAACCAGTCCAGCTGCCCGATGGTATGCGCGGATTACTGCAAGCAACTGACAGCAGTATCAAGGTGATAGCAAAAGACAAAAACCAAGAATAA
- a CDS encoding DUF2589 domain-containing protein — MSKIQNDTPRRKTYQDAMWLSDVMRKTLADCVEAQHETLEKSLDLIERTAFRSSDGSSEPVMVTFSIQMDGESHTLRVPLLVLVPLPFLQISQADLTFFVSIMSSNTSQQEGLKVRFSPSNKLLTESRQTGYDVRNNIRVNIKASAELPAGGMSRLLQIVGNNCIRIRKPDEPTENQ; from the coding sequence ATGAGCAAAATCCAGAATGATACACCCAGAAGGAAGACGTATCAAGATGCCATGTGGCTCTCTGACGTCATGCGCAAGACGCTTGCCGACTGCGTTGAGGCGCAGCATGAGACTTTGGAAAAGTCGCTTGACCTCATTGAGCGCACGGCTTTCCGTTCCTCCGACGGCAGTTCTGAGCCTGTAATGGTGACGTTCTCTATTCAGATGGATGGAGAAAGTCATACTCTCCGTGTGCCCCTGTTGGTGCTGGTGCCGCTTCCTTTCCTGCAAATCAGTCAGGCTGATCTTACTTTCTTCGTGAGTATCATGTCCTCAAATACCAGTCAGCAGGAAGGATTAAAGGTGCGTTTCTCGCCCTCCAATAAACTGTTGACCGAATCACGGCAGACAGGATACGATGTGCGCAATAACATTCGTGTGAACATTAAAGCCTCTGCTGAACTCCCTGCGGGCGGCATGTCACGTCTGTTGCAGATAGTAGGCAACAACTGCATCCGCATTCGGAAGCCTGACGAGCCGACGGAAAATCAATAA
- a CDS encoding nucleobase:cation symporter-2 family protein: MEKSKELIYGLNDRPPLRETLFAALQHLLAIFVAIITPPLIISSELKFDLETTGFLISMSLFVSGIATFIQCRRFGPIGTGLLCVQGTSFSFISPIIGAGALGVVSGRMNVELGLSYIFGACMVASVVEMIVSRLLPYTRKIITPLVSGIVVALIGMCLIKAGISSCGGGQSAVDAGTFGSLKNLGLALLVLVSIIIFNRSNNRFLRMASIVLGLLIGSVVAYALNMIDFSNIKGTASLNIPVPFKYGLNFDVGSIIALGLIYLVTAVEAFGDITANSLISGEPVEGPVFMKRAQGGVLADGFNSFLAAVFNSFPNSIFAQNNGMIQLTGVASRYVGYFIAAALVLLGLFPVVGKVFSLIPDPVLGGATLLMFGTVAAAGIRIIASTEITRKAVLVMAISFAMGLSVELVPGILDKLPGIIKSIFSSGITTGGLTAILANAFIRIKE, encoded by the coding sequence ATGGAAAAGTCTAAGGAACTTATCTACGGTCTGAATGATCGCCCACCTCTCCGTGAGACCCTTTTTGCTGCCTTGCAGCATTTGTTGGCAATCTTTGTAGCCATCATTACCCCGCCGCTCATCATCAGTTCGGAATTGAAGTTTGATTTGGAGACAACCGGTTTCCTCATATCAATGTCGCTTTTCGTGTCAGGAATTGCCACTTTCATCCAGTGTCGCAGGTTCGGTCCGATAGGTACGGGGCTTCTTTGTGTTCAGGGGACATCCTTTTCATTCATCAGTCCGATTATTGGTGCAGGTGCGCTTGGCGTTGTTAGCGGAAGGATGAATGTTGAGTTGGGGCTCAGCTACATCTTCGGTGCCTGTATGGTTGCGTCAGTTGTCGAGATGATAGTCAGTCGCCTGCTCCCTTATACACGCAAGATTATCACCCCACTGGTGTCAGGTATTGTCGTTGCACTTATAGGTATGTGTCTCATCAAGGCAGGCATCAGCTCCTGTGGGGGCGGTCAGTCGGCAGTTGATGCAGGTACGTTCGGCTCATTGAAGAATCTCGGACTTGCGCTGTTGGTATTGGTAAGCATTATTATCTTCAACCGTTCAAACAATCGTTTCCTGCGTATGGCATCCATTGTGTTGGGACTGTTGATAGGGAGTGTGGTTGCCTATGCGCTCAATATGATAGACTTTTCAAACATCAAGGGCACTGCGAGTCTGAATATCCCTGTTCCTTTCAAGTATGGATTGAATTTTGATGTGGGTTCAATTATCGCTCTTGGACTTATTTATCTTGTCACAGCAGTTGAGGCTTTCGGTGATATTACAGCCAATTCTCTTATTTCCGGCGAGCCTGTTGAGGGTCCGGTTTTCATGAAGAGAGCGCAGGGAGGTGTCCTTGCGGATGGTTTCAACTCCTTCCTCGCAGCTGTTTTCAATAGTTTCCCTAACTCTATCTTTGCCCAGAACAACGGAATGATACAGCTTACGGGTGTTGCCAGCCGTTATGTAGGCTACTTCATTGCAGCCGCCTTGGTACTCTTAGGACTCTTCCCGGTTGTGGGCAAGGTCTTCTCGCTCATTCCTGATCCGGTTCTGGGTGGTGCAACACTGTTGATGTTCGGTACCGTAGCTGCCGCAGGTATTCGCATTATAGCTTCAACCGAGATTACCCGCAAGGCTGTATTGGTTATGGCAATCAGCTTTGCTATGGGATTGAGCGTAGAGCTGGTGCCCGGTATTCTCGATAAGCTGCCCGGTATTATCAAGAGTATCTTTTCAAGTGGTATAACAACAGGTGGTCTTACAGCCATCCTTGCCAATGCTTTTATCCGTATCAAGGAATAG
- a CDS encoding DUF2589 domain-containing protein encodes MPESNAPNQSQQNSPLSALDFNRIIGGPLSACVNAQEEAAQATLDYLNGVVFRKQDGDPYNLEPVTVTFYFESGGVVNRLIMPLVCIVPVPYLQIEQVNLTFQATVTESSIQDNKVELKAKYSAPGDSGAITDVTKEEYKSKRCIDVNLCVTTADMPMGISKLIEIFNNQLVEIKQEEPIIDPKPPVLPPSDPEETDEKPDVQPRYNIQLITKPHKEQKPFVVNTVNSRCHNNSALTGTSLNNILKSKMKTIPLETDFATARSIVKALKKKNIDAVMVEV; translated from the coding sequence ATGCCTGAATCCAATGCCCCCAACCAAAGTCAGCAGAACTCTCCGCTGAGCGCACTTGACTTCAATCGCATCATCGGCGGACCTCTATCTGCCTGCGTCAATGCTCAAGAAGAGGCTGCTCAGGCTACCCTTGATTATCTCAATGGGGTGGTGTTCAGAAAACAAGACGGAGACCCTTACAACCTTGAGCCTGTCACTGTAACCTTCTACTTTGAAAGTGGCGGAGTGGTAAACCGACTCATTATGCCGCTTGTCTGTATCGTGCCTGTTCCTTATCTGCAGATAGAACAGGTTAACCTGACTTTTCAGGCAACGGTTACGGAGAGCAGCATACAGGACAATAAGGTAGAACTCAAGGCTAAGTATTCTGCTCCTGGTGACTCTGGTGCAATTACGGATGTTACTAAGGAGGAATATAAAAGCAAGCGGTGTATAGATGTAAACCTCTGTGTTACCACAGCGGATATGCCAATGGGTATCTCTAAACTTATCGAAATCTTCAATAACCAGCTTGTAGAGATAAAACAGGAAGAGCCTATTATTGACCCCAAACCGCCGGTTCTCCCGCCTTCTGACCCGGAGGAGACGGACGAGAAGCCTGACGTGCAGCCTCGCTATAATATCCAGTTAATTACCAAGCCTCACAAGGAGCAGAAGCCGTTTGTGGTGAACACTGTCAATTCACGTTGCCATAACAATAGTGCCCTCACGGGAACTTCGCTTAATAATATTCTCAAGAGTAAAATGAAGACCATCCCGCTTGAGACGGATTTTGCCACAGCCAGATCTATTGTGAAAGCATTGAAGAAAAAGAACATAGATGCGGTAATGGTAGAGGTGTAG
- the xpt gene encoding xanthine phosphoribosyltransferase, translated as MKALRDRILKDGKCFPDGILKVDKFINHQMDPNLMKQICVEFIRRYASTEINKIITIEASGIAPAIMMGFLLDLPVVFAKKKKPSTMSDMLSTTVFSFTKQREYHVVISKEYLGEGDKVLFVDDFLAYGNAAKGIIDLCRKAGAELVGMGFIIEKAFQHGREVIEAEGVRCESLAIIESLDNCEIKLR; from the coding sequence ATGAAAGCATTACGTGACCGTATCCTAAAGGATGGAAAGTGTTTCCCGGATGGTATCTTGAAGGTAGATAAGTTCATTAATCACCAGATGGATCCTAATCTGATGAAGCAGATTTGTGTGGAGTTCATCCGCCGTTATGCATCAACGGAAATCAACAAGATTATCACGATTGAAGCGAGTGGCATTGCGCCAGCCATCATGATGGGGTTCCTGCTTGACCTTCCTGTGGTCTTTGCCAAGAAGAAAAAGCCCTCGACGATGAGCGATATGCTTTCGACAACGGTCTTTTCGTTTACCAAGCAGCGGGAATATCACGTCGTAATATCCAAGGAATACCTGGGTGAAGGTGACAAGGTGCTGTTTGTGGACGACTTCCTCGCTTACGGTAATGCGGCAAAAGGCATCATAGACCTTTGCAGGAAGGCAGGTGCGGAGCTGGTTGGTATGGGCTTTATCATTGAAAAAGCGTTCCAGCATGGTCGTGAGGTAATCGAGGCGGAAGGTGTGCGCTGTGAGAGTCTGGCAATCATAGAGTCGCTTGATAATTGTGAAATTAAATTGAGATAG
- a CDS encoding DUF2589 domain-containing protein, with protein MQDGTNTNAGKQVVSALNSIPFGNIIGGPLAACVHAQAEAAQTTMDFIRGFTMTDSSLDIEGTEPITVTFSFIMGGVPTLMTVPLMTIVPIPYMRINYVDLSFTADITACDSDKMEAKYASEGYKRTEEDEKSISMQSKMGVNIRAATSDMPAGMAKMLEFFGNNLIIQETLTAEEVEDMRWEAARQRAIREAEFEEQKRIEEERERERERRRVREQKRREKIAAIVQALKYHKEHSEEEWIREQKLKEERERRKKEALERRIRENRPDPNNPFALPETNRKKPHPECTFDPGKSIQWNIERQETLRGDNRHDWLRNHLLLALRTAQRIYPDTLSSDNGQRILKEDLASFSKRYNGWYTYGELNNNKLPKCYLEGGYIDKAYTDFVGYVLDNERKRAAAITGPGVVGQPGIIDPGIVRPDIIDSITDVGGTINIGRPINVERPIKVEQPIQVDRPGRIPSGVIDRLTETEGTINVERPVRPRVVTRSASSDRVIDGESVKGEKVDKSLKSGKVKSRKKK; from the coding sequence ATGCAAGATGGAACTAACACAAATGCAGGCAAACAGGTTGTGAGCGCCCTCAATTCCATCCCTTTCGGAAACATCATCGGCGGCCCATTGGCAGCATGTGTTCATGCACAGGCTGAGGCTGCGCAGACCACAATGGATTTTATCCGTGGTTTCACGATGACAGATTCGAGTCTTGATATTGAGGGTACAGAGCCTATTACCGTTACCTTCTCATTCATAATGGGAGGAGTCCCCACGCTCATGACGGTACCGCTTATGACCATCGTGCCTATCCCATACATGCGCATTAATTATGTTGACCTCTCTTTCACGGCCGACATAACTGCCTGCGACAGCGATAAGATGGAAGCAAAATATGCTTCGGAGGGGTACAAACGCACCGAAGAGGATGAAAAGTCTATTTCGATGCAGAGCAAAATGGGCGTCAATATTCGTGCCGCTACCAGCGACATGCCGGCCGGTATGGCGAAAATGCTCGAGTTCTTTGGCAATAATCTCATTATACAAGAGACTCTGACTGCCGAAGAAGTGGAGGATATGCGGTGGGAAGCAGCCCGTCAACGTGCTATCAGGGAGGCTGAATTTGAGGAACAGAAGCGCATAGAAGAAGAAAGAGAGCGTGAAAGAGAGCGCCGTAGAGTGAGAGAACAAAAGCGTCGTGAAAAGATCGCAGCCATCGTACAGGCACTCAAGTATCATAAGGAACACTCTGAAGAGGAGTGGATAAGGGAACAGAAGCTGAAAGAAGAGAGGGAGCGGAGGAAGAAGGAAGCTCTGGAGCGTCGCATACGTGAAAATCGTCCTGACCCTAACAATCCGTTTGCACTGCCTGAAACCAATAGGAAGAAACCGCATCCGGAATGCACTTTTGACCCTGGTAAGAGTATACAGTGGAACATCGAACGACAGGAAACGTTACGTGGTGATAACAGACATGACTGGTTGCGCAATCACCTGTTGCTTGCACTTAGGACGGCACAACGTATCTATCCTGATACACTCTCTTCTGATAATGGTCAGCGTATTCTCAAGGAAGACCTTGCGAGTTTCAGCAAACGATATAATGGCTGGTACACTTACGGCGAACTCAATAACAATAAATTACCCAAATGTTATCTTGAGGGTGGCTATATCGATAAAGCCTATACCGACTTTGTGGGTTATGTGCTTGACAATGAGCGTAAGCGTGCTGCTGCTATCACAGGTCCGGGTGTTGTAGGCCAGCCCGGTATAATTGACCCAGGTATTGTACGCCCTGATATTATAGATAGCATTACTGATGTAGGAGGTACTATTAACATAGGACGACCTATAAATGTGGAGCGACCTATTAAAGTAGAACAACCTATTCAGGTAGATCGGCCGGGTAGAATACCCTCTGGTGTTATTGATAGACTTACAGAAACAGAAGGGACTATCAATGTAGAGCGACCAGTCCGTCCTCGTGTGGTTACGCGTTCCGCATCCAGTGATCGAGTAATTGATGGGGAGAGCGTTAAGGGAGAAAAGGTAGACAAGTCCCTGAAAAGTGGGAAAGTCAAATCACGTAAGAAGAAATGA
- a CDS encoding DUF2589 domain-containing protein — translation MPDDKNIGKDDNLTNNSPPTEQDPKTDGDAAKGESGKEGGGILTDIIDTVKDTVKDKVKEKIEDKANDLLGTDSGKGKDTGGKAEDKDSNTETKDKNAADTSKEEKGGIVEEGKSALDGVKNAVGTDNKGGASQPSLADQMKDLDEVQIDKAFVEDSLNLLDKLSFDKLIGNPLRAAIKAQRDLAKETLSYIREEGIKVDKDGQGQIIYVTMNFVRDGKQVKMRVPLLTLMPVPRLSITSMNYTFKAKVDAISSVVASVGSGGTPVNTTFGLNSNDKSAKPSSSGGGAQKPSTDKGGATGQNAKQAEAETKSSPKAILSASYSSKKDSGATRDSRYSVETTMDVTITASEGEMPRGIDKLLGVLNESTEVIDPNGILQVSTEQVSLVNGYAAISVNYRDEKGAYQPTAVKCVQLNGKKTPTLLQSGDNMLLVFSEKGTYNITAGKLQRIVFVS, via the coding sequence ATGCCAGATGATAAGAATATAGGAAAAGATGATAATCTTACCAATAACTCCCCGCCTACGGAACAAGACCCGAAAACGGACGGAGATGCCGCAAAAGGTGAATCTGGAAAAGAGGGCGGTGGTATCCTTACCGATATTATAGATACGGTTAAGGATACTGTTAAAGACAAGGTTAAAGAAAAGATAGAAGACAAGGCTAATGACCTGTTAGGCACTGACAGCGGTAAGGGTAAGGATACCGGAGGTAAAGCTGAGGATAAAGACAGTAATACCGAGACTAAAGACAAGAACGCCGCTGATACTTCGAAAGAGGAAAAAGGTGGAATTGTTGAAGAAGGTAAGAGTGCTCTTGATGGTGTCAAGAATGCTGTCGGAACTGACAATAAGGGAGGTGCAAGCCAACCGTCATTAGCTGATCAGATGAAGGATTTGGACGAAGTGCAGATTGATAAGGCTTTTGTGGAAGACTCCCTGAACCTGCTTGATAAGCTGTCGTTCGATAAACTTATAGGTAATCCGTTACGTGCGGCCATCAAGGCACAGCGTGACCTTGCAAAGGAAACGCTCAGTTACATCCGTGAAGAAGGCATAAAAGTGGACAAGGACGGACAGGGACAGATAATCTATGTCACGATGAACTTCGTCCGCGATGGCAAACAGGTAAAGATGCGGGTCCCATTGCTTACGCTGATGCCTGTGCCACGCCTCTCCATAACGTCCATGAACTATACGTTCAAGGCGAAGGTGGATGCAATCTCATCGGTTGTGGCTTCTGTCGGAAGTGGCGGAACACCTGTCAATACCACTTTTGGATTGAATAGCAATGATAAATCTGCTAAGCCTTCTTCCTCTGGAGGAGGAGCGCAGAAGCCCTCAACGGATAAGGGAGGTGCAACAGGTCAGAATGCTAAACAAGCTGAAGCGGAGACCAAGTCAAGCCCTAAGGCAATCTTGTCAGCCAGCTATTCGTCAAAGAAAGATTCCGGTGCAACCCGTGACTCACGTTACAGTGTGGAAACAACGATGGACGTTACCATCACTGCAAGCGAAGGTGAAATGCCTCGTGGAATCGACAAACTGTTAGGTGTACTTAATGAGTCGACGGAAGTCATAGACCCAAATGGTATCCTTCAGGTGTCGACAGAGCAGGTATCACTTGTCAACGGGTATGCTGCCATATCGGTAAACTATCGTGACGAAAAGGGAGCTTACCAGCCAACAGCGGTGAAATGCGTGCAGCTTAACGGCAAGAAAACTCCTACTTTGCTGCAGAGTGGCGACAATATGCTGCTTGTGTTCAGTGAAAAAGGAACCTATAACATTACTGCAGGGAAGCTGCAACGCATAGTATTTGTTTCATAA